From a single Couchioplanes caeruleus genomic region:
- a CDS encoding flavin reductase family protein → MHVVPGLKVLYFGTPVVLVSTTNPDGSPNLAPMSSAWWLGSSGMLGLGDAGQTSANLRRHGECVLNLPSSAMAAVVDRIALTTGRAEVSGYKRAQGYRYVPDKFALAGLTRQSSDLVAPPRVAQCPIQLECRVTATHPFGAPGVTATAFEVEVLRTHVDEHLVIPGTSHIDPLRWDPLIMKFTEFFGAGVNVHPSRLAAGWQMPALRPADA, encoded by the coding sequence ATGCATGTGGTACCCGGTCTCAAGGTCCTCTATTTCGGCACCCCGGTCGTGCTGGTCAGCACGACCAACCCCGACGGCTCGCCGAACCTCGCCCCGATGTCGTCGGCCTGGTGGCTCGGCAGCTCCGGCATGCTGGGCCTGGGCGACGCCGGCCAGACGTCGGCCAACCTGCGCCGGCACGGTGAGTGCGTGCTGAACCTCCCCTCATCGGCGATGGCTGCGGTCGTCGACCGCATCGCGCTGACGACCGGGCGTGCCGAGGTGAGCGGGTACAAGCGGGCGCAGGGATACCGGTACGTGCCGGACAAGTTCGCCCTCGCCGGCCTCACCCGGCAGAGCTCCGACCTGGTCGCCCCGCCGCGGGTGGCGCAGTGCCCGATCCAGCTGGAGTGCCGGGTGACCGCGACGCACCCGTTCGGCGCCCCGGGCGTCACCGCCACTGCCTTCGAGGTCGAGGTGCTGCGTACGCACGTCGACGAGCACCTGGTCATCCCCGGCACCAGCCACATCGACCCGCTGCGCTGGGACCCACTGATCATGAAGTTCACCGAGTTCTTCGGCGCCGGCGTCAACGTCCACCCGTCACGGCTCGCCGCCGGCTGGCAGATGCCGGCCCTCCGCCCGGCAGACGCCTGA
- a CDS encoding hemerythrin domain-containing protein, whose amino-acid sequence MCEYCGCQSVTAIEELTREHDEVVAMIAEVRTAHAAGDVARMAELARAISTVLEPHTVVEEEGLFPLLTDDFPDHVAALRDEHRRVEAVLGAAATGVPADGAWPEDLIATLEVLREHILKEQDGVFPAALTTLGGSDWDTVDAVRSRVGIRLPA is encoded by the coding sequence ATGTGTGAGTACTGCGGCTGCCAGTCCGTCACCGCCATCGAGGAACTGACCCGCGAGCACGACGAGGTGGTCGCGATGATCGCCGAGGTGCGCACCGCCCACGCCGCCGGGGACGTGGCCCGCATGGCCGAGCTGGCCCGCGCCATCAGCACCGTCCTCGAGCCGCACACCGTCGTCGAGGAGGAGGGCCTGTTCCCGCTGCTGACCGACGACTTCCCCGACCACGTGGCCGCCCTGCGCGACGAGCACCGCCGCGTCGAGGCGGTCCTCGGCGCGGCCGCCACCGGCGTACCGGCCGACGGCGCATGGCCGGAGGACCTGATCGCCACCCTGGAGGTGCTGCGCGAGCACATCCTCAAGGAGCAGGATGGGGTGTTCCCCGCCGCGCTGACCACCCTCGGCGGGTCCGACTGGGACACGGTCGACGCGGTCCGCTCGCGGGTCGGCATCCGCCTCCCGGCGTAG
- a CDS encoding type VII secretion target, translating into MGSERFEVRPGDLLAHRTHVDAIAQQVEQARSAGGIIRADIGAYGKLCTIVPAMLNTLQRVLIDGVAGAAEDLRVTGDKLQATADDYNGMDRTRAAAVRAAGNSL; encoded by the coding sequence ATGGGGAGCGAGCGATTCGAGGTTCGCCCCGGCGACCTCCTGGCGCACCGTACCCATGTCGACGCCATAGCCCAGCAGGTGGAGCAGGCGCGGTCAGCAGGCGGGATCATCCGCGCCGACATCGGCGCGTACGGGAAACTGTGCACGATCGTGCCGGCCATGCTGAACACGTTGCAAAGGGTATTGATCGACGGGGTCGCCGGCGCCGCTGAGGACCTGCGTGTGACAGGCGACAAGCTGCAGGCCACCGCAGACGACTACAACGGCATGGATCGGACCCGGGCCGCCGCAGTCCGGGCGGCCGGGAACAGCCTGTGA
- a CDS encoding NIPSNAP family protein, which yields MITCVVDYEIHHGYVLPAEGVGDRARALFSFPGLAGHERCRARFGVDPDFVAADPIRDESGCVRRYDRTFMRSLLPSRP from the coding sequence GTGATCACCTGCGTTGTGGACTACGAGATCCACCACGGCTACGTCCTGCCCGCCGAGGGTGTAGGCGACCGGGCCCGGGCGCTGTTCTCGTTCCCCGGCCTGGCCGGCCACGAGCGCTGTCGCGCCCGCTTCGGCGTCGACCCGGACTTCGTCGCCGCCGATCCGATCCGGGACGAGAGCGGATGCGTGCGCCGCTATGACCGTACGTTCATGCGCTCGCTGTTGCCGTCACGGCCGTGA
- a CDS encoding FAD-binding and (Fe-S)-binding domain-containing protein, with protein sequence MTSADLGARLRRAGVGDVLDDATNRAMYASDASLYRVVPRAVVRPRSEDEVAATLAVCRELGVPLTARGAGTSVAGNAIGPGVVVDFSRYLNQVLEVDPAARSARVQAGTVQAALQAAAKPYGLRFGPDPSTHNRCTIGGMIGNNSCGARTLGYGRTSDNVLALSALTVDGSRLVTGPEPSGAEPITAALREVVGANLAVARTEFGRFGRQVSGYAVEHLLPERGFNLTEFLVGSEGTLAVVTEATVRLVADPAHRVLVVLGYPDFGTAGDVIPAILEFAPTACEGIDSRICEVLRSRRGPGSVPPLPGGEAWLMVELAGDDLGEVRERVAKLVAAAAAVDSMVVEDPVAAAPLWRIREDGAGLAGRAPSGLPAHAGWEDAAVPPARIGAYLRDFDVLVDRHGLTAMPYGHLGDGCVHVRLDFPLDKPGGPGRFRAFLEDAADLVVSYGGSLSGEHGDGRARSELLTRMYSPAAMDLFRQIKRTFDPEGLLNPGNLVDPDPVDANVRVARARPVRQRLALAYHGDDGDFNQAVHRCTGVGKCRADNTGTGGVMCPSYLATRNEKDSTRGRARVLQEMLDGDLAPSWRSPAVHDALDLCLSCKGCLSDCPTGIDMASYKSEVLHQSYTRRLRPRSHYSLGWLPRWSRLASRMPRLANRMISLPGLRRIALYLAGVDARRSIPAFADRTFRGWHAQQQQQQPPAAGKPVVLFVDSFTDHFAPEVARAAVEVLTAAGYAPRITSKDACCGLTWITTGQLDAAKRILGRTVSELRAAAEDGIPIVGLEPSCTGVLRSDLTELLDGEAARKVSAATVTVAELLSRTEGWSPPSLDGRKVIAQPHCHHHAVMGWSPDAELLAAAGADVVRLGGCCGLAGNFGVERGHYEVSVQVAEQQLLPALRAAGQDDVFLADGFSCRTQSADLAGVRGKHLVELLRDGMRQEKGGPVSRR encoded by the coding sequence GTGACCAGCGCAGACCTTGGTGCGCGTCTCCGCCGGGCCGGTGTCGGCGACGTGCTGGACGACGCCACGAACCGGGCGATGTACGCGTCGGACGCCTCGCTGTACCGGGTGGTGCCGCGGGCCGTGGTGCGGCCCCGGTCCGAGGACGAGGTGGCGGCCACGCTGGCCGTGTGCCGGGAGCTCGGGGTGCCGTTGACCGCCCGCGGCGCCGGGACGTCGGTGGCCGGCAACGCCATCGGGCCCGGTGTGGTGGTGGACTTCAGCCGGTATCTGAACCAGGTGCTCGAGGTCGATCCGGCCGCGCGCAGCGCGCGGGTGCAGGCCGGGACGGTGCAGGCGGCGCTGCAGGCGGCGGCCAAGCCGTACGGGCTGCGGTTCGGGCCCGATCCGTCCACCCACAACCGGTGCACGATCGGCGGCATGATCGGGAACAACTCGTGCGGGGCGCGGACGCTCGGGTACGGGCGGACGTCGGACAACGTGCTGGCGTTGTCCGCGCTGACCGTGGACGGGTCGCGGCTGGTCACCGGGCCGGAGCCGAGCGGCGCCGAGCCGATCACGGCCGCGTTGCGCGAGGTCGTCGGCGCGAACCTGGCGGTGGCGCGCACCGAGTTCGGGCGGTTCGGCCGGCAGGTCTCCGGGTACGCCGTCGAGCACCTGCTGCCCGAGCGCGGCTTCAACCTCACCGAGTTCCTGGTGGGCAGCGAGGGCACGCTCGCGGTGGTCACCGAGGCGACCGTACGGCTCGTCGCGGACCCGGCGCACCGGGTGCTGGTCGTGCTCGGCTACCCGGACTTCGGTACGGCCGGCGACGTCATCCCGGCGATTCTGGAGTTCGCGCCGACCGCGTGCGAGGGCATCGACTCGCGCATCTGCGAGGTGCTGCGCAGCCGGCGCGGGCCGGGTTCGGTGCCGCCGCTGCCCGGCGGCGAGGCGTGGCTGATGGTCGAGCTGGCCGGCGACGACCTCGGCGAGGTGCGTGAGCGGGTCGCGAAGCTGGTCGCCGCGGCCGCCGCGGTCGACTCAATGGTGGTCGAGGACCCGGTCGCCGCCGCGCCGCTGTGGCGGATCCGGGAGGACGGCGCCGGGCTCGCCGGGCGGGCCCCCTCCGGGCTGCCCGCGCACGCCGGCTGGGAGGACGCCGCCGTACCGCCGGCGCGGATCGGCGCCTATCTGCGCGACTTCGACGTGCTGGTCGACCGGCACGGGCTCACCGCGATGCCGTACGGGCACCTGGGCGACGGGTGTGTGCACGTACGGCTGGACTTCCCGCTCGACAAGCCGGGCGGCCCCGGCCGGTTCCGGGCGTTCCTGGAGGACGCGGCCGACCTGGTCGTCTCGTACGGCGGGTCGCTGTCCGGCGAGCACGGCGACGGGCGGGCCCGCAGCGAGCTGCTGACCCGGATGTACTCGCCGGCCGCGATGGACCTGTTCCGGCAGATCAAGCGCACCTTCGACCCGGAGGGCCTGCTCAACCCCGGCAACCTGGTCGACCCGGATCCGGTGGACGCCAACGTGCGCGTGGCGCGGGCGCGCCCGGTCCGGCAGCGGCTGGCGCTGGCGTACCACGGCGACGACGGCGACTTCAACCAGGCCGTGCACCGGTGCACCGGCGTGGGCAAGTGCCGGGCGGACAACACCGGCACCGGCGGTGTGATGTGCCCGTCGTACCTGGCCACGAGGAACGAGAAGGACTCGACCCGCGGCCGGGCCCGGGTGCTGCAGGAGATGCTGGACGGCGACCTCGCCCCGTCCTGGCGGTCGCCCGCGGTGCACGACGCGCTGGACCTGTGCCTGTCCTGCAAGGGCTGCCTGTCGGACTGTCCTACCGGGATCGACATGGCCTCGTACAAATCCGAGGTGCTGCACCAGAGCTACACGCGGCGGCTGCGGCCGCGTTCGCACTATTCGCTGGGCTGGCTGCCCCGCTGGTCCCGGCTCGCCTCGCGGATGCCGCGGCTGGCCAACCGGATGATCAGCCTGCCCGGGCTGCGCCGGATCGCGCTGTACCTGGCCGGGGTGGACGCGCGCCGCTCGATCCCGGCGTTCGCCGACCGGACGTTCCGCGGATGGCACGCGCAGCAGCAGCAGCAGCAGCCGCCCGCCGCCGGCAAGCCGGTCGTGCTGTTCGTCGACAGCTTCACCGACCACTTCGCCCCCGAGGTGGCGCGCGCGGCGGTCGAGGTGCTCACCGCCGCCGGGTACGCGCCCCGGATCACGTCCAAGGACGCCTGCTGCGGGCTGACCTGGATCACCACCGGTCAGCTGGACGCGGCGAAGCGGATCCTCGGCCGGACGGTGTCGGAGCTGCGGGCGGCGGCCGAGGACGGGATCCCGATCGTCGGCCTCGAGCCGTCCTGTACGGGCGTGCTGCGCAGCGACCTCACCGAGCTGCTCGACGGGGAGGCGGCCAGGAAGGTCAGCGCCGCCACGGTCACCGTCGCGGAGCTGCTCTCGCGTACCGAAGGGTGGTCGCCGCCGTCGCTCGACGGCCGGAAGGTGATCGCCCAGCCGCACTGCCACCACCACGCCGTCATGGGGTGGTCGCCCGACGCCGAGCTGCTCGCCGCGGCGGGCGCGGACGTGGTGCGCCTGGGTGGCTGCTGCGGCCTGGCGGGCAACTTCGGCGTCGAGCGCGGCCACTACGAGGTGTCCGTGCAGGTCGCGGAGCAGCAGCTGCTGCCGGCGCTGCGGGCGGCGGGCCAGGACGACGTGTTCCTGGCCGACGGCTTCTCCTGCCGCACGCAGTCCGCGGACCTGGCCGGCGTGCGCGGCAAGCACCTCGTGGAGCTGCTGCGAGACGGCATGCGGCAGGAGAAGGGCGGCCCGGTCAGCCGCCGGTGA
- a CDS encoding ABC transporter permease translates to MTGTRDLLRFMLRRERAALPWWLLGAALLVLVQSAQSQKLYDSPEALERLRRTIGGNTAVIAMSGPARLLDSIGGEIVFEIFAFAAIVVALMSMFLVGRHTRAEEETGRAELIRSGRVGRQALLAAALALTGLANLAVAVLIFAVAAGTGLPAGGSLLFGVAMAAVGLTVAAATAVAAQVFESVRAVYGAVGLGIGAAYVLRAAGDAGSGTLSWASPIGWGQRTFPYAGDRWWPLLLPLTVTVLLVTLAVALSRRRDFGAGLVAPRPGRARAARSLRNACALAWRLQRASLAGWAAGLALLGVAYGSVANSIEQYVKDNPEIAKFLPGGAADVVDAYLALTVSLAALIAAAYGVTTVLRLRAEETSGRAEPVLATATGRLPWLAGHLSVALAGGALLLVAFGLGEGTTYAMIISDAGQVPRLTGVALAYLPAVWLVIAVVVLAFGWAPRPAAAVGWTAVGYCTVVALFADSFDLPGWVQAASPFVHTPQVPLADLGPAPLTTIVLVAAAAIGAGYLGLRRRDVGY, encoded by the coding sequence ATGACCGGTACGCGGGACCTGCTGCGCTTCATGCTCCGCCGCGAACGCGCCGCGCTGCCGTGGTGGCTGCTGGGCGCCGCGCTCCTCGTGCTGGTGCAGTCCGCGCAGAGCCAGAAGCTGTACGACAGCCCGGAGGCCCTCGAGCGGCTGCGCCGGACGATCGGCGGCAACACCGCGGTGATCGCGATGAGCGGGCCGGCCCGGCTGCTCGACTCCATCGGCGGCGAGATCGTGTTCGAGATCTTCGCGTTCGCCGCGATCGTGGTCGCGCTGATGAGCATGTTCCTGGTCGGCCGGCACACCCGCGCCGAGGAGGAGACCGGCCGCGCCGAGCTGATCCGGTCGGGCCGGGTGGGGCGGCAGGCCCTGCTCGCGGCGGCGCTCGCCCTGACCGGCCTGGCGAACCTCGCGGTGGCGGTCCTGATCTTCGCCGTGGCGGCCGGCACGGGCCTCCCGGCCGGCGGCTCGCTGCTGTTCGGCGTCGCGATGGCCGCCGTGGGCCTCACGGTCGCCGCCGCCACCGCGGTCGCGGCACAGGTCTTCGAGAGCGTGCGCGCCGTGTACGGGGCGGTCGGCCTCGGCATCGGGGCCGCGTACGTCCTGCGGGCCGCCGGGGACGCCGGCAGCGGCACCCTGTCCTGGGCCTCGCCGATCGGATGGGGGCAGCGCACGTTCCCGTACGCCGGTGACCGGTGGTGGCCGCTGCTGCTGCCGCTCACGGTGACCGTGCTGCTCGTGACGCTCGCCGTGGCCCTGTCGCGGCGGCGTGACTTCGGCGCGGGCCTGGTGGCACCCCGGCCCGGCCGGGCCCGGGCGGCCCGGTCGCTGCGCAACGCGTGCGCGCTGGCGTGGCGCCTGCAGCGGGCGAGCCTGGCCGGGTGGGCGGCAGGGCTGGCTCTGCTCGGCGTCGCGTACGGCTCGGTCGCAAACAGCATCGAACAGTACGTCAAGGACAACCCGGAGATCGCGAAGTTCCTGCCGGGCGGTGCGGCGGACGTCGTCGACGCGTACCTGGCGCTCACCGTGAGCCTCGCGGCGCTGATCGCTGCGGCGTACGGCGTGACCACGGTCCTGCGGCTCCGCGCCGAGGAGACCTCCGGGCGGGCCGAACCGGTGCTGGCCACGGCGACCGGGCGGCTGCCCTGGCTGGCCGGGCACCTCAGCGTGGCCCTGGCCGGCGGCGCGCTCCTGCTCGTCGCGTTCGGGCTCGGTGAGGGCACGACGTACGCAATGATCATCTCCGATGCCGGCCAGGTGCCGCGGCTGACCGGCGTCGCGCTCGCGTACCTGCCGGCGGTGTGGCTCGTCATCGCCGTCGTGGTGCTGGCGTTCGGCTGGGCGCCCCGCCCGGCCGCCGCGGTGGGCTGGACCGCCGTCGGCTACTGCACGGTCGTCGCCCTCTTCGCCGACTCCTTCGACCTGCCGGGCTGGGTGCAGGCGGCATCCCCGTTCGTCCACACGCCGCAGGTGCCGCTCGCGGACCTCGGACCGGCCCCGCTGACCACCATCGTCCTGGTGGCTGCCGCCGCCATCGGCGCCGGCTACCTGGGACTGCGCCGGCGCGACGTCGGCTACTGA
- a CDS encoding YbaB/EbfC family nucleoid-associated protein: protein MFHGHDFDAAERIVDGWQEGFERRAARAHDLAGRIGELQASARSADGLVEVTVGSTGELLDLHLDEDVRRLPATQITQRIMVAARAARAELLKKVTVAVDDTVGADTESGRAILAGYRTVDTGRGL from the coding sequence GTGTTCCACGGCCATGACTTCGACGCAGCCGAACGCATCGTTGACGGATGGCAGGAGGGCTTTGAGCGGCGTGCCGCGCGGGCGCACGACCTTGCCGGCCGGATCGGCGAGCTGCAGGCGTCGGCTCGCAGCGCTGACGGCCTGGTGGAGGTGACTGTGGGAAGTACGGGCGAGCTACTCGATCTGCACCTCGATGAGGATGTGCGACGGCTGCCGGCGACCCAGATCACACAGCGGATCATGGTTGCCGCTCGGGCAGCGCGCGCCGAGCTGTTGAAGAAGGTGACTGTCGCAGTCGATGACACCGTGGGCGCCGACACGGAGTCCGGCCGCGCGATCCTGGCGGGCTATCGGACCGTCGACACCGGGCGGGGGCTCTGA
- a CDS encoding sensor domain-containing diguanylate cyclase: MRIPRGIVLVLSCVLALALIALVGGYLIVTDRAAGDRLRSEFAHRAAVAAQLTSDAFTASAEQNRSTAQQTFSGDARSVQSALDKDPSMAFSAVTAGDGTVLGARPPSLRSAAGRKLLTPVRTRAQQRATMVFGDLVQDGETQRLIFGVPFTAAGRPRVWLAAVPLGTLDVFAKGYLQSSLGTPGGRAFIIDAKGLVIAGSADGELGAPMPGAGLVAALRTAPSGVTHGDYYSSAPIPGTGWQVVFVAPRKVLLAPIQATRRLAWEIFGGFALAVLCMVALGATALTRSARLAHERLHDALTGLPNRTLFLEHVGRALAEQRRHGGRLAVLFIDLDGFKPINDVHGHAAGDALLRAVARRLREDARRGDVLCRFGGDEFLVLCPDLAADHEAVGVARRLVERIREPYEIQGRTVRVGSSVGVAVTGGGTTDPTALIHDADQAMYEAKHRGRNRIEVFRRPVGAGTGT, translated from the coding sequence GTGCGAATTCCCCGCGGCATCGTGCTGGTGCTCAGCTGTGTGCTGGCGCTGGCTCTGATCGCCCTGGTGGGTGGCTATCTGATCGTCACCGACCGGGCGGCGGGAGACCGCCTGCGCAGCGAGTTCGCCCACCGTGCCGCGGTCGCCGCTCAGCTGACCAGCGACGCGTTCACGGCCAGCGCCGAGCAGAACCGGTCGACCGCTCAGCAGACGTTCTCGGGCGACGCCCGGTCGGTGCAGAGCGCGCTCGACAAGGACCCGAGCATGGCGTTCAGCGCCGTCACGGCGGGCGACGGGACCGTGCTCGGCGCCCGTCCGCCCTCGTTGCGCAGCGCGGCGGGACGCAAGCTGCTCACGCCCGTACGCACCCGGGCGCAGCAGCGCGCCACCATGGTCTTCGGCGACCTCGTGCAGGACGGCGAGACCCAACGGCTGATCTTCGGCGTGCCGTTCACCGCCGCGGGCCGCCCCCGGGTGTGGCTCGCCGCCGTCCCCCTCGGCACCCTCGACGTCTTCGCCAAGGGCTACCTGCAGAGCTCGCTGGGCACCCCCGGCGGGCGCGCCTTCATCATCGACGCCAAGGGGCTGGTCATCGCCGGCTCCGCCGACGGCGAGCTGGGTGCCCCGATGCCCGGCGCCGGGCTGGTGGCCGCCCTGCGGACCGCCCCCTCCGGGGTGACGCACGGCGACTACTACAGCTCCGCGCCGATCCCCGGCACCGGCTGGCAGGTCGTGTTCGTCGCGCCCCGCAAGGTTCTGCTGGCGCCGATCCAGGCCACCCGCCGGCTGGCCTGGGAGATCTTCGGCGGGTTCGCGCTGGCCGTGCTCTGCATGGTCGCGCTGGGTGCCACCGCGCTGACCCGGTCGGCCCGGCTGGCCCACGAGCGGCTGCACGACGCGCTGACCGGCCTGCCGAACCGTACGTTGTTCCTCGAGCACGTCGGGCGCGCCCTCGCCGAGCAGCGCCGCCACGGCGGCCGGCTCGCGGTGCTCTTCATCGACCTCGACGGCTTCAAGCCGATCAACGACGTGCACGGTCACGCGGCGGGCGACGCCCTGCTGCGCGCGGTGGCCCGGCGGCTGCGGGAGGACGCCCGCCGCGGCGACGTGCTGTGCCGCTTCGGCGGGGACGAGTTCCTCGTGCTCTGCCCGGACCTCGCCGCCGATCACGAGGCTGTCGGCGTCGCCCGGCGCCTCGTCGAGCGGATCCGCGAGCCGTACGAGATCCAGGGCCGCACCGTCCGCGTCGGCAGCTCGGTCGGCGTCGCGGTGACCGGCGGCGGCACGACCGACCCGACGGCGCTCATCCACGACGCGGACCAGGCCATGTACGAGGCCAAGCACCGCGGCCGCAACCGCATCGAGGTGTTCCGCCGGCCGGTCGGGGCCGGTACCGGCACCTGA
- a CDS encoding WXG100 family type VII secretion target, translating to MTANPLVAHPAHGGPGAWAGIALAEDVEQIVQGVQNGSWIDGALGAVSAGLDALAFVSDPIGGLLQYGVAWLIEHVKPLSEALDWLAGDPGQIAAQAQTWRNISGSLSDDADGLGQAVRHDLSEWVGSAADAYRSHAGQRADTLRILGGASAGMALMVEGAGMLIGTVRIMVRDAIATLVSRLAVYAGEVAGSFGLATPLVVEQVSTLCASWAAKIGRWLKQLLSSLRRLGFAMDELSGCVRALRRSDVADETADLMGRRSDWAGRNPGEHPQEPSRPADSHLPSGDPVYYRPNSTAVGYDSQTVTNFDRVRPEPGYHDVVVHGERNGLFRPGVIGEDGADYPANYTHPNQIADAVRGNPAYTGGPVRLISCHSGTVDPGAGAIPAGQEVANALGVPVKAPTDAVGVNRYGSAQQVPRIRDGGTWVTFYPQTAD from the coding sequence GTGACCGCGAACCCGCTGGTCGCCCATCCCGCCCATGGCGGACCCGGCGCATGGGCGGGGATCGCCCTCGCCGAGGACGTGGAACAGATCGTCCAGGGCGTGCAGAACGGGTCGTGGATCGACGGCGCGCTGGGTGCCGTCAGCGCCGGTCTGGATGCCCTCGCATTCGTCTCCGACCCGATCGGAGGGCTGCTGCAATACGGCGTCGCATGGCTGATCGAGCACGTCAAGCCGTTGTCGGAGGCGCTGGACTGGCTGGCCGGCGATCCGGGGCAAATAGCCGCTCAGGCCCAGACGTGGCGCAACATTTCCGGGAGCCTCTCTGATGACGCCGACGGCCTCGGGCAGGCCGTTCGCCACGACCTCAGCGAGTGGGTCGGCTCGGCCGCGGACGCCTACCGCTCCCATGCCGGGCAGCGCGCGGACACGTTGCGAATCCTGGGCGGGGCCTCCGCGGGCATGGCGCTGATGGTCGAGGGCGCAGGCATGCTCATCGGCACCGTCCGGATCATGGTCCGTGACGCCATCGCGACACTGGTCTCCCGCCTGGCCGTGTATGCGGGCGAGGTGGCGGGATCGTTCGGCCTCGCGACGCCGCTCGTCGTTGAGCAGGTCTCCACGCTCTGCGCGTCCTGGGCTGCCAAGATCGGCCGCTGGCTGAAGCAGTTGTTGTCCAGCCTCCGCCGACTCGGCTTCGCCATGGACGAGCTGAGCGGGTGCGTGCGCGCGTTGCGCCGCAGCGACGTCGCCGACGAGACCGCGGACCTCATGGGCCGCCGCTCTGACTGGGCCGGCCGTAACCCCGGGGAGCACCCGCAGGAGCCCTCCCGGCCGGCCGACAGTCACCTGCCGTCGGGTGACCCCGTCTACTACAGGCCGAACAGCACTGCGGTCGGATACGACTCGCAGACCGTCACCAACTTCGATCGAGTGCGGCCGGAACCGGGATACCACGACGTCGTCGTGCACGGCGAACGCAACGGGTTGTTCCGGCCGGGGGTGATCGGCGAGGACGGCGCTGACTATCCCGCGAACTACACCCATCCGAACCAGATCGCCGACGCCGTACGGGGCAATCCTGCGTACACGGGTGGCCCGGTCCGGTTGATCTCCTGCCACAGCGGAACGGTGGACCCCGGTGCCGGCGCCATTCCGGCCGGCCAGGAAGTGGCGAATGCGCTGGGCGTGCCGGTCAAAGCGCCGACGGACGCGGTCGGTGTGAACCGGTACGGTTCGGCGCAGCAGGTGCCCAGGATCCGCGACGGCGGCACCTGGGTGACGTTCTATCCGCAGACTGCCGACTGA
- a CDS encoding M15 family metallopeptidase, producing the protein MTTRHIRARAWQPSTTAIVAVLAVFLTTAATPTAASASTPAVARKWASLMHSSLTPSPAYLRLRETLAAQRASLATWADRLTQRRATQLDTQNVVTTAVATDAVARTRYALAREALATARNNLTVASQQRPRNAAAVDKAKDAVTASATMTAARRTEARTAAAALKTAQAAASTATGNLDAAGTAWDRTYAAIVTNQRRLKAADAQRAAYATQASALSRDVVAQVRGTFTVADTTSVNGITVHRNVAYAFGQMLSAAKADGVDLSGGGFRTKQRQIELRKINGCPNVWTAPASSCRVPTAIPGTSLHELGLAVDITADGRTLTRDSAGFRWLSAHAGRYGFENLPSEAWHWSITGG; encoded by the coding sequence ATGACCACCCGACATATCCGTGCCCGCGCGTGGCAGCCGTCCACCACAGCGATCGTCGCCGTGCTCGCCGTGTTCCTGACGACCGCGGCAACACCCACGGCGGCCTCCGCGTCGACACCCGCGGTGGCCCGGAAGTGGGCGTCGCTGATGCACAGCAGCCTCACGCCCAGCCCGGCGTACCTGCGGCTGCGCGAGACCCTCGCCGCCCAGCGGGCGAGCCTGGCGACCTGGGCGGACCGGCTCACCCAGCGCCGGGCCACCCAGCTCGACACGCAGAACGTGGTCACCACCGCGGTCGCCACCGACGCCGTCGCGCGGACCCGGTATGCGCTGGCCCGGGAGGCCCTGGCCACCGCCCGCAACAACCTGACCGTGGCGTCGCAGCAGCGCCCGCGCAACGCCGCCGCGGTGGACAAGGCGAAGGACGCCGTCACGGCCTCGGCCACGATGACCGCCGCCCGCCGGACCGAGGCCCGTACGGCCGCGGCGGCGCTGAAGACGGCACAGGCCGCCGCCTCGACCGCCACCGGCAACCTCGACGCGGCCGGGACCGCGTGGGACCGCACGTACGCGGCCATCGTCACGAACCAGCGCAGGCTGAAGGCCGCCGACGCCCAGCGTGCCGCCTACGCCACCCAGGCCTCCGCGCTCAGCCGTGACGTCGTCGCCCAGGTGCGCGGCACGTTCACCGTCGCCGACACCACGTCGGTCAACGGCATCACCGTGCACCGGAACGTCGCGTACGCGTTCGGGCAGATGCTGAGCGCCGCGAAGGCCGACGGGGTCGACCTGTCCGGCGGCGGGTTCCGCACCAAGCAGCGGCAGATCGAGCTGCGCAAGATCAACGGCTGCCCGAACGTCTGGACCGCGCCGGCGTCGTCGTGCCGCGTCCCGACGGCGATCCCCGGCACGTCGCTGCACGAGCTCGGTCTGGCCGTCGACATCACCGCGGACGGCCGCACGCTCACCCGCGACAGCGCCGGATTCCGGTGGCTGTCGGCGCACGCCGGCCGGTACGGCTTCGAGAACCTGCCGTCGGAGGCCTGGCACTGGTCCATCACCGGCGGCTGA